The Ostrinia nubilalis chromosome 19, ilOstNubi1.1, whole genome shotgun sequence DNA window GCGAGGATTatctatttgatataaaatgtcGAAGAGATCTACCAATACGCCAATAGGCCATGATGCAAAAAAACCCAAACTGCATATTACCCGATCAGACCACCCCATCCCGTCTAGTCAACAAAACAGCAGTTTTTCTATTATACAAGGTAAGTGTTTTAGGTTATCATCAGACTCTTATTCTTTAAGACTAAAACATGTGCAGCCCAAAGGAGGGTTATAGGGTTTATTAGACCTAACAAACAAAGAGCTAGAGGTGTAGCAAAGGGTATTTCAGGCTTAGCCAAATTTTTTGGTATGGAATTGCTGCTTGAAAATTTTTCACTTATTATGTTCAGCTTCGAGTGCAAGTATTTTTTGTCCTTTTAAAACCTGTGCTAAAAATTTTCTGTCAAATATGTTCCATTGCACACCTTTTGGTACACCTGGACTGCAAGGTTGTCAGTTTCtggatattatgtaggtagttaaTTTACTAAAACATTGGGATAAATCATAGTAATGTCATGGATCATTCTCACTAGAGAACAACACAGATTGTAGTGATATTTGAAAAGTTTAGACTACAAGTATTTATTTGTgctaatgaatttaaaaatgccAGCGTGGTCCACAGCTGGACATCGGTCTTTGGCCCTTTTTCTCTTTGGCTATTATGATTTCACATTTGCCAATGTTACGTGACCATAGCTATTACACATAGAGAGAACGGTCCATGGCAGGGTAAACATATACGCTCCTCACAGCTTTTTTGTGTTATGTGGTGTTTTAAAGattctttaataatttattgaaacccattgtaatgtgacatgacCAAGAGTTTCATTTGTACATTGTCATGAGGAAAAAATGCCATTTTCATTTTACTGATTTCTCATTGTATTTAAATGTCAATGGCAAAGAGTTGCCACGTAGGACAATACCATCACTGCCTGTTTTCTAGGTGTTACTGTATTTCTATGACTGAAATAtgctatttttacccgactgcgtcagaaggagggttatgtttttcgagtgtatatatgtatgtaaatttctttggcacggcctacagcctaaacagcttgaccgattttagcgtgagaggtggcgttagattcgtcttaatcgtgagagtgacagtggctatattaaaattgaagATTTTAAGCGCCATAATTTGTcttcaaaaaattttttctttttctcaaaacctatcaAATGGGGTATCAAACTAAAGGGCTTTGAAACGCCACATACCTACTAAACAGCTATGTGATGTAATGCCATTACATCCAATAGCTTACATAAGTAATTAGCTTTTTGAAAAATTATGTACATAGttaataattatgttgtttTAGTTTGGCATGTGTTAATTTTTGTAGAAAACGAGTGTGATGTATGGGGCGACGATGCTGATGATGAAATTTTACTTCAAGCGAGCCAAGCTTGCGATGAAGAATCAAATGATATTAGTATTTTACCCGACTACAGTAATTGGAAGCAACCAGCATCCACCAGCACACAGTATCAGCCAAGTCCCAGCACTTCCAAAGCCTCATTTGAGTTTAAAAAGCCTAGTTCCAAACTCCCAGCCTCCGTTCACCTGAAGTACAAATGTAACACAATATCTTCACCGCTACCCGGCATATCCACTATGTCTCACAACAGACATCCCAGTATCACCGACGACTTGGCAATCAGTGACAAAATTGTGTCGGGAGACGATTCTGATGTATGGCGACGGCTGCTTCTATTAGAGGAGgagaacaataaattaaaatctgAATATGGAAAGTTATCCGATAAAGTTGTCACAAAGGAGGGTGAGGCGTCTATTTTGCGAAGTCAGTTAAAAGCGTCTCAGTTAGCCAACGATAATGCCAGAATGGACAAGATCAGGGCTCAGGAAAGAGTTCAGATGGAGTGTGATGAGAAGATGGCAGCAATGACGCGAGAGTTGCAAAGCCTGAAGTCTCAGTTGGAATTTAAGGACTTGgaaattttaaatgttaaaGACAAGTTTAAAAAGTTAGAGGCCAACAAACTTAGACAGAATGAAATATTAAGGTGAGTGAGGTCAGAAAGACGAGATTCAGTGAAACTGtaccattaattaattttcatggAACAAAATTATGGGTCTGCTCTAAGTTCATAGatgcttaaaaatatatttcagtcATAGAAACAACAATACTGTCGCTGGTCTGAATGATGGTATGACTCAGCAAAAGAAAGTCCAGACTACATCCAGTAGCATACAAACAGAAGACAAAGCTCCCTTCATCAAACTCAATAAATATCGTAGAAGAGGTAAATACTGTTCACACATATGATATACATACATTACGATTTAtattaaaaactagcggccCGCCTCGCTTCGCACGGTTGCTCTGGAATTTCCCGGCTTTTCTCTTCTTTataatgcatgttttatacaataaaccttcctcttgagtcactcttaactatttaaaaaaaaccgcatcgaAATCCGTTGCATGGTTTTAAagatctaacgcccgtattcacaaacattactgtgaggtctcacagcgcgtggatgcacagggtcacacacgaaccaatcacagagctctattcaacgctgtgcgttcgatttgctgcttcacttaaacaagcatcgtttgtgaatacgggtgttagtataCATTatggacagacagcggaaagcgactttgttttatactatgtagtgatgtaCAGACGACGTCCCATCATATACCATagggcagtgtttttcaacctgtgggtcgcgaccccccagggagaggtcgtaaaaaccacctcagtaaaaaaacattAGTTATAAAGACtgatttatccgaaatctaactatgaaaatgcattaaaatgttgtatggattgaagtattcggtccctacaaacatttttgtaacattataaaatgcatgaaaaaaaaagcgaacggtcggagggtcgccaaatatttttttcatattaggggggggggggtcgtgttatgaaaaaggttgaaaaacactgccaTAGGGCATAATGGGCCCATGCTAAAATTGCGCGAACGCACGCCTCGCATGTCCTCTGACGCTCCATGCGCGTGAGCCAACTCAACTGGTGAGCGCTTATTCGTTATACATTGGCAGTTAATATCCCCTGGTTGCTTGCAGGTGACTTTCACACCCCAGCAAAGAAGGATGGCAATTCACAGgtatgttattataataatattatttatctttatattaTAGAGGTCATAtaaaattttacataattttcgATAGTTAttttgtagttcgttcgttcgtttcagccgaaagacgtccgtccactgctggacgaaggcctcccccaaagatttccacgaagaccggtcctgcgccgctcgcatctaggcacttcctgcgaccttcaccagatcgtcggtccacctagcgggaggcctacccacgctacgtcttccggctcgtggtcgccactcgaataGACGTGGTTGCaatacaatgagggctatcgtttttatacttaacagttggcacccctggcgattgacaggaccttactctacagtggcgccatcttgatgagtgcaaatgcgatagtcctcgtaccactttagcgctcaccagttggtgccactgtcttcgctactagcaagtgacaggaccttgctctacagtggcgctaactggtgagcgctaaaacgatagccctcattgctgcATTGTTGTGTTTTATATGCAGCTATCGGAAGTATTAGGAAGTCTGCGCGAGCTGAAGTGGGAGCTGGAAGCAGGGGCGCCGGCCGACGCCGACGAGCCGCAGCCCGACACCCTGGAGCCCGACGTGTCGCTGGATCGCCTCCGTGATGTGTGAGTTCttttctaaagcccggtccgtgagcacgtagaattttgtccaatgacccctagctacccatccttaccgctcgcgcgtaattatattgctgtcacgactgtgcgaACTGGCaccccgcagtgagtgtgtgagcgcgatagcaacataattacgcgcgagcgataagtatgggtagctagggatcattggacaaaattctacgtgctcacggaccagactatagcgtTTCAGACTGCAGCTGGACATAGGCCCCCTtaaagatttccacaaaaaccGGTTCTACGCACTTGTTTCCAAAGAGTCACACCAAAACGAGTAACCCTGTATGTAACTCGTTGGGAAAAAAATCCCATCCAGTCACATCCCTACTCCttacctttgtttgtcacctgtcatccgctttgcaatggagggaagtcaaaccataatttcgaactcctatgttcttctgattaatttcgttgcgtgtccaatgacagtttaactttcccccgggacaaacttgaccttcattggttgggtttttgtggcggtcaagctgtagatcctcgctacacaggagttgcagtggtgggaacgagaggtgggagtaGATAGTCCCGTACTCGTTAACCTGTATTTTCTTACTGTAAggtttctcgccgtaaaaaccatccttgaactTCAAcgggcatttaaaaaaagtattggtAATTGGTCTAGGGCTTGGCGTTGTTGAGTtttgcgcttaccaacacattttgcgattcatttttaatgTTTGTGATCAGTACGAGTGCGACTCGTTGGGAAAAAATTCCCTATGAGTAACTTTGTAAATTCCCTATGAGTAACTAGAGGGTTATTCATTTGGGTGTGACTAGTTGGGAAAAAGCCGTTCTACGCTGCTCGCATTCAGCCAGGTACTTCCTtccccagatcgtcggtccagctAGCGGCCTGCCCACACTATCCGGGTCGTGGTCGCCGCTCGATAACTTTCTGCCCTAACGGCAATTAGCCCTAGgagctagtttcctaaaaaaacttttagtccaTCAATTACATTATCAGAAAATATtagacacgtatatttttatttgtcaatcaaacaagtaattacgaagtgaTGATGTATTGAAGTTCTGCGTGACGCCACAAAGTACTACACTTTTAAGGACgacttgacgtcacgggcctctttgAACTATGGCTTGATCTCTTTAAATTTTGATCAGtttgaaaaagttaaaaaaaaatacgtgtccagtattttttgataagttaaacgacggactaattcaaactcttgctttttttcccaagaaacatccctattacctAGTTCGATGTTTTTCAAGTTAAGGCCTATAAGTGATTTgtagctgtattttttactaaataagtagtattctatgtactgtaactgtacctattaataaataaataaataaaaataaattcagacctaagcggtattcgctaccgtttgcggcagagaaaacccagcgggtatgcggtaataatactgttcagacctaagcggtattcgctaccgtctgcggcagagaaaacccagtgggtatgcggaaATATTACTGTTTACatcgctctagccgcggtacttgatactaaatatctgagcgaaacccgcgcggtatgtacctctacccacagcggcagcgaatatcgctcaggtttgaataggcctttataATTTACAATTCGGTTACTTTGCTTTTAAAAGCctgtttgcaaaaataaaatgagttttatctATCTACGTTGGCAGTTTCCCGCTGTACCGCGGCGAGCGCGGCGTGGCGGCGCGCCTAGTACTAGCATCGCTGGCATCGGAGCCGCACCCGCCTCTGGCCCGCGACCAGTGGGACCACATACTCACGTGGGCTACCGAGATATGCATCTTGATAGAGAAACAAGTGagttcgggactattcccacctcgttcccaccgctgcaacggCTGGAAATTTctactccgacaaacgttacttcttcttttcgtgtcgacaacaaacctacacagtgtcagcccaaaactccgccacaagagtggcgttgtcagtagcactcatcaaatcctcctgagtgcagttgcttggacactcagggcacgacatcaggtgcttcatcgactggggaacaaaaccgcacctgcactccatgtttaagccatccaagaatccccacctgaccagattgcccttactacggccaacctgcgtccgaagtctatttaaagacttccaggtaagccaggggagctcatgtccaggcggaggactctcagacatagggacaaaagggcaggggagatcagctctaacgttacttcgacattacgttactccgacactactgaatatcgacatgactttacttcgacactacgcTCGCCTGGTGGTAGCAGCGCTGGCCTCGGAGCCGCACCCGCCTCTGGCCCGCGACCAGTGGGACCACATACTCACGGGGGCTACCGAGATATGCATCTTGATAGAGAAACAAGTGagttcgggactattcccacctagTGATGTACAAGGCTCGAGGCTTCCGAGTCCTTTTGCCGAGAGCTCAGAGTAGTTTACAGGGCTTGcctcgtttgtatgaagctcgaCGACTCGGAAGACTTTTTTAGAGTTCGAGCCTTTTTCGGGGCTCGcctcgtttgtatgaagcttggaGACTTTCGCAGAGTCCGAGCCTTTTTGAAAGCCCAgttaacttttgtgttaagatcgttcTTTTGAATAAAACTGCAGGAATTCTgatacctacaataaaatatatatttgaaaaacgtttttcacaaaaggacacaaatcaaataatgactacaaacaattagaattagaatttttcctaacaaaataaaatataggtacattttaaaaatcttataataaaaatcaatgtaggtgatgtttttttattttttgccgAAGGTTTGAGCTATTTTGAAGGTTCGAGCTCTTTTGAAGGTTCGAACTCTTTTCAAGGCTCGAGCTCTTTTAAAGCCTTGAGGCATGGCTCAGAGAGCTCGCAGCTCGGCTACGCTCGGGGCACCGAGCCTACCGAGCTCACTGAGCCTTGCCATTCCGCCTCGAGACTTCAAAAATAGGACCCGACGCCTCGAGTCTTGTACAtcactattcccacctctcgttcccaccgctgcaacggCTGGAAATTTCTACTCCGACAAACGtaacttcgacattacgttactccgacactactgaatatcgacatgactttacttcgagaCTACACTACTCAGACAAAAGCTTCCTTTGTctgagtaacgtaatgtcgaagtaacgtttgtcggagtttatTTAGGTAGcccgctgcaactcttgtttagccaggatctacagctagaccgccataaaaacccatgTGATGTGAGATAACCCCGCGTCAGCGTTCGTTTGCattgaatattatttaattttgacttCGCTGTATTGACATGTAAAAAcagattaattataatttttacacgCCGAATATCGGTATTCGGTAAgtgataccacagaataataataagtactacgtacagaagttttacttcgcgaaggtatttaaaaaaatgtatgtgttacggtcaaagttataaatgtgaaaattatgaataatcgccggttattatgaataattaccgcatgatttggtaaatgtgattaatatgagatcatttatgtgtgtataaaactaaataggcggcttaggggtggcccaagggccacccccgccgcaccctaacctatttttcactttaaatcaaaacattatgttataggcatcatggaaaagtaatattatgcaagaaacattccaaactcattatgccaaattatattaatatatgatatcaaaacgttcaaaagtttggctgtacatgagcacgtacacaagatgttgttctcttttatgaaatttgttagtactaaggttgaattattaaataatcactgttaaatgtgattgatttatcaattttaccgcgactgtcggta harbors:
- the LOC135081215 gene encoding uncharacterized protein LOC135081215, with the translated sequence MSKRSTNTPIGHDAKKPKLHITRSDHPIPSSQQNSSFSIIQENECDVWGDDADDEILLQASQACDEESNDISILPDYSNWKQPASTSTQYQPSPSTSKASFEFKKPSSKLPASVHLKYKCNTISSPLPGISTMSHNRHPSITDDLAISDKIVSGDDSDVWRRLLLLEEENNKLKSEYGKLSDKVVTKEGEASILRSQLKASQLANDNARMDKIRAQERVQMECDEKMAAMTRELQSLKSQLEFKDLEILNVKDKFKKLEANKLRQNEILSHRNNNTVAGLNDGMTQQKKVQTTSSSIQTEDKAPFIKLNKYRRRGDFHTPAKKDGNSQLSEVLGSLRELKWELEAGAPADADEPQPDTLEPDVSLDRLRDVFPLYRGERGVAARLVLASLASEPHPPLARDQWDHILTWATEICILIEKQVSSGLFPPRSHRCNGWKFLLRQTLLLLFVSTTNLHSVSPKLRHKSGVVSSTHQILLSAVAWTLRARHQVLHRLGNKTAPALHV